The following nucleotide sequence is from Malania oleifera isolate guangnan ecotype guangnan chromosome 4, ASM2987363v1, whole genome shotgun sequence.
ATCTCCACAACCATTTCCCACTAAGGGCTTTCGTGAAAATGTGGAGGGCCTTTGAACCCAAGCCTCAAGAAGTTGGTGACTTGGTGTTGTCAAATATTTTCTTGTTACATCTTGCTAGAACCACTTATGTCATCTAATCACTCTTACAAGAGCCAAAAAAAAGATGGAAAATCCAATTGTATGTATAAAACAATAGATTCTCAATAATATCAGGACATGTGCATAGGTTAAGAGACAAACAAATTAGCATAATATAACTGTTTCAGCTCTAACCAGATGACCTATTAGCCCATTCTTCAGCACCAATCAAAAGGCTGCATGCCATTGctaaaacttttactttttaaatgCACTTGCTACCTCTAACATATCATAAACATGTCATGAAGCTGCTGAAAACTGTATCCAACTAAAATACCAACAGACAACAATGTAAAAATAGAAACATCGATCAACTTTCTTAGCAGATGGCAAGGCTATCTGGAATAGAATCATACCGTTATGAAGTTGCCACAGTTTTGACCATCTGCCCGGAGGTAGTTGTTTGAAAGGTTGCCTTGAATACCAGCTGGAATCTGTTTACCAGCAGAATCAACTGCCTGAGAAGCAGGAGGCTTCTGGGAAGGCCCATCGTTCATGGCCTGTCCTGGATTTGGAACAGGCTGGGCATTGTTTGTAGCTGGTTTGGGAGCCTCTCCACTTCCAAACAGGTAACCCAGTGAGCTCTGTCCTCCACCACTGCTGACTCCACGACCCATCTCTCTTGTTTCTCAGTCGAGAATCTGCCTAAAAAAGAAACACACAGACACACTGAGAAATATAAGAATCTTTGATGCCAAAAAGTTGTTTCTTGATGCATGCAGAGACAAGAAGCATGCATAAAAAAGATCTCAAaaagtatatcacaattcagttcaataaaTTTAGATAGTCAATCCACTTCAGAAACAATGAAGTAGTTTTAACACCACAGAGTCATTAAATGTGTCAGCAACTCAATATCCAGACGTCTTAGTCCCAATATCTTCAGTCACTACCTTCTTGTCAATTTAAAACACCCTCTTTGCAAATCCAATTTCTGAATTCCTATTTAAAAGATGTGTAAAGCTTATATCACAAAATCACTGCTCACGCCCACATGAGGTTCACAAAAAATGCCTTCTAGCCTAATCACAACGAGCTCAACCA
It contains:
- the LOC131154593 gene encoding protein SPIRAL1-like 2, with the protein product MGRGVSSGGGQSSLGYLFGSGEAPKPATNNAQPVPNPGQAMNDGPSQKPPASQAVDSAGKQIPAGIQGNLSNNYLRADGQNCGNFITDRPSTKVHAAPGGGSSLDYLFGGGSK